The Desulfatiglans anilini DSM 4660 genome includes a region encoding these proteins:
- a CDS encoding protoglobin domain-containing protein — MENMQDIRKHYRFSTLDDKNLAELAGILLPYGDQLAEDFYTFLLETPQTAAYFTTDAAVAKRKYTIKSWFRDLLTADYDHRYLLRLQRIGKIHVKIGLNGHYVNAAMNFIRTFCISHLVAEVQDTSRRQDLVETMNKVLDISLDVMTSSYREAELKKVFISHRAELWLVRWAERLLHGLNLVLMVGLVLMSAGVAGLLVSDILYALRETLETGIIRALGSLLILWMMIELLHTQVEHLRGGGFRVQVFVELALVAFIRKLFVAAIDEKDAVTFALLIGGLLVLGIVFYLTAKIEPRSRS; from the coding sequence ATGGAAAATATGCAGGACATTCGCAAGCACTACCGGTTTTCGACGCTCGACGATAAAAATCTCGCGGAGCTTGCGGGTATCTTGCTGCCGTATGGAGATCAACTGGCCGAGGATTTTTACACCTTTCTCCTGGAAACTCCGCAGACCGCGGCCTACTTCACCACCGATGCGGCTGTCGCAAAACGCAAATACACCATCAAGAGCTGGTTTCGAGACCTCCTGACGGCGGACTACGATCACCGGTACCTGCTTCGCCTGCAGCGGATCGGCAAGATCCACGTGAAGATCGGACTGAATGGGCATTACGTCAACGCGGCCATGAATTTCATCCGAACCTTCTGCATCAGCCACCTCGTCGCCGAGGTGCAGGACACCTCCCGCCGCCAGGACCTGGTGGAGACCATGAACAAGGTCCTCGACATCAGTCTGGACGTCATGACGAGTTCCTACCGGGAGGCCGAACTCAAGAAGGTGTTCATCTCGCACCGGGCGGAGCTCTGGCTGGTGCGCTGGGCCGAACGCCTGCTTCACGGCCTGAATCTGGTGCTCATGGTGGGGCTGGTGCTCATGTCTGCAGGGGTGGCGGGGCTCCTGGTCTCGGACATCCTTTATGCCCTGCGGGAGACCCTCGAGACCGGCATCATCCGCGCCCTCGGCTCCCTCCTGATCCTGTGGATGATGATCGAACTCCTCCACACCCAGGTGGAGCATCTCCGGGGGGGCGGCTTCCGTGTCCAGGTCTTTGTCGAACTGGCGTTGGTCGCCTTCATCCGCAAGCTGTTCGTGGCGGCCATCGATGAAAAGGACGCCGTCACCTTCGCTCTGCTGATCGGCGGCCTGCTGGTCCTCGGCATCGTCTTTTATCTGACCGCCAAGATCGAGCCTCGCAGCCGGTCCTGA